In Candidatus Paceibacterota bacterium, one genomic interval encodes:
- a CDS encoding multidrug DMT transporter permease has translation MVIVQSYPLAVVMCVITMLCWGSWANTQKLATKEWRFQLFYWDYAIGVLLLSLLLAFTMGSTGSGGRGFLADLQQADAKWLGSAFLGGVIFNLSNILLVAAIDIAGLAVAFPVGVGLALVLGVITTYMATQQGNVPMLALGVAGVMIAIVLDGLAYKRLASGTQKTPTKGIVISVVAGLLMGWFYSFVAQAMGKVDPATQVLEPGKLSPYTAVVLFSVGLLLSNFIWNSIMMVKPLAGEPVPFGDYFSKGNVRLHLIGMLGGAIWNLGMSFNIIAANAADPALAYGLGQGATMIGAFWGVFIWKEFKGAPPGTNKFLAAMFFFYLLGLGILIASKL, from the coding sequence ATGGTCATTGTCCAATCATATCCGCTGGCGGTCGTCATGTGCGTCATCACCATGCTGTGCTGGGGTTCATGGGCCAACACCCAGAAGCTCGCGACCAAGGAATGGCGCTTCCAGCTCTTTTACTGGGATTACGCCATCGGCGTGCTGCTGCTGTCACTTTTGCTGGCCTTCACTATGGGCAGCACGGGCAGCGGCGGGCGAGGCTTCCTCGCCGACCTCCAGCAAGCCGACGCCAAGTGGCTCGGCTCGGCATTTCTGGGGGGCGTGATCTTCAATCTGTCCAACATTTTGCTGGTCGCGGCCATAGACATTGCCGGGCTGGCGGTGGCGTTCCCGGTGGGCGTGGGGCTGGCGCTGGTGCTTGGCGTCATCACCACCTACATGGCGACGCAACAAGGCAACGTCCCCATGCTCGCCCTGGGTGTCGCGGGGGTCATGATCGCCATCGTTCTCGACGGCCTGGCTTACAAGCGGCTGGCCAGCGGCACCCAGAAGACTCCCACCAAAGGCATTGTCATCTCCGTAGTGGCGGGCCTGCTCATGGGCTGGTTCTACAGCTTCGTCGCCCAGGCCATGGGCAAAGTTGACCCCGCCACCCAGGTGCTGGAGCCGGGCAAGCTCAGTCCCTACACCGCCGTCGTTTTGTTCTCCGTCGGCTTGCTGCTCTCCAATTTCATCTGGAACAGCATCATGATGGTCAAGCCGCTGGCGGGGGAACCGGTGCCGTTCGGCGACTACTTCAGCAAGGGGAATGTCCGCCTGCACCTCATCGGCATGCTGGGCGGCGCCATCTGGAATCTTGGCATGAGTTTCAACATCATCGCCGCCAACGCAGCCGATCCCGCGCTGGCCTACGGCCTCGGCCAGGGGGCCACGATGATTGGCGCGTTCTGGGGCGTGTTTATCTGGAAGGAGTTCAAGGGCGCCCCGCCGGGAACCAATAAATTCCTGGCCGCCATGTTCTTCTTCTACCTGCTGGGCCTTGGGATCCTCATCGCCTCGAAACTGTGA
- a CDS encoding LptF/LptG family permease has product MRTLHAYLMRQILGSLWITVMVFTLVLLLGNALKEILPLLVNRQMSFAVVAEAAALLVPFAWVFALPMGMLTATLLVFGRFSADQELTAVRASGISLLSLISPILLLSLALCAVCALVNMEVGPRCRVAYTSILFNLRLELSGAQMPEGRFIKDFPGYIFYAGKNRGGEMEDVMVWVLQNETNVVTFVRAARGQLEVDAPNKLLTLRLHDGKTVDFREGRMIPGAFAELPVQLDFNQRRPPNFRTKISDMTAGQLWDELAEWEERLNAPPPGRNLTAEQLRERRRALEKMLGDPTTPIRFQIHQQVAFSFACFGFTLVGIPLGIRMHRRETNVGIGVALVLVAVYYSFIILAQSVDRRPEYAPHLIVWLPNFIFQAVGAVLLWRANRGV; this is encoded by the coding sequence GTGAGAACGTTGCACGCATACCTGATGCGCCAGATCCTGGGGTCCCTGTGGATCACGGTGATGGTGTTCACTTTGGTGCTGCTGCTGGGCAACGCGCTCAAGGAGATTCTTCCCCTGCTGGTCAACCGCCAGATGAGCTTCGCGGTCGTGGCGGAAGCCGCCGCGTTGCTGGTTCCGTTTGCGTGGGTGTTCGCGCTGCCGATGGGGATGTTAACCGCGACGCTGCTGGTCTTTGGCCGCTTCAGCGCCGACCAGGAACTGACCGCCGTCCGGGCCAGCGGCATCAGCCTTCTGTCGCTCATCAGCCCGATCCTCTTGTTGAGCCTGGCCTTGTGCGCCGTTTGCGCGCTGGTGAACATGGAAGTCGGCCCGCGCTGCCGCGTGGCTTATACCAGCATCCTTTTCAACCTCCGGCTGGAATTGTCCGGCGCCCAGATGCCCGAAGGCCGTTTCATCAAGGACTTCCCCGGTTACATCTTCTATGCCGGCAAGAACCGCGGCGGGGAGATGGAGGACGTAATGGTCTGGGTTTTGCAGAACGAGACGAACGTGGTGACCTTCGTGCGCGCCGCCCGCGGCCAACTGGAGGTGGACGCGCCCAACAAGCTCCTGACCCTGCGGCTGCACGACGGCAAGACCGTGGACTTCCGCGAAGGCCGCATGATCCCAGGCGCATTTGCCGAGTTGCCGGTGCAGCTCGACTTCAATCAACGCCGGCCACCCAACTTCCGCACCAAGATCAGCGACATGACCGCCGGCCAGCTTTGGGACGAATTAGCCGAGTGGGAGGAGCGGCTCAACGCGCCGCCGCCCGGCCGGAACCTGACGGCGGAGCAGTTGCGCGAGCGGCGGCGCGCGCTGGAAAAGATGCTCGGAGACCCGACCACGCCGATCCGCTTCCAGATTCATCAGCAGGTCGCATTTTCCTTTGCGTGCTTTGGCTTCACCCTGGTGGGCATCCCGCTGGGGATCCGCATGCATCGGCGCGAGACCAACGTGGGCATCGGGGTCGCCCTGGTGCTCGTGGCGGTTTACTACAGCTTCATTATTCTCGCCCAGTCCGTGGATCGGCGGCCGGAATATGCGCCGCATCTGATCGTGTGGCTGCCCAATTTCATCTTCCAGGCCGTCGGTGCCGTCCTGCTCTGGCGGGCCAATCGCGGGGTGTGA
- the rbsK gene encoding ribokinase codes for MTKKSILVVGSSNTDMIIKVQRIPKPGETILGGEFASAAGGKGANQAVSAARAGGAVTFIASVGRDMFGDKAVAGFVADGINVDYIVRDRACPSGVALIFVARNGENSIAVASGSNAKLLPAHLNKARSAFRQAGVVVLQLETPLKTVEAAARLAAGTGARVILNPAPARPLPNDLLRRVYLLTPNETEAELLTGLPVNNDAAAAKAADALLARGVENVIITLGARGAFVAGRQGRGLVRGFKVKPVDTTGAGDVFNGTLAVGLAEGKSLLAAARFASAAAALSVTRLGAQTSAPTRREIDRLLASAGAS; via the coding sequence ATGACTAAGAAATCCATCCTCGTTGTCGGCAGCTCGAACACCGACATGATCATCAAAGTGCAGCGCATCCCCAAGCCGGGCGAAACGATCCTCGGCGGCGAGTTTGCCAGTGCGGCGGGAGGCAAGGGCGCCAACCAGGCCGTGAGCGCGGCCCGTGCCGGCGGCGCGGTTACCTTCATCGCCAGCGTCGGCCGGGATATGTTCGGAGACAAGGCCGTCGCGGGCTTTGTCGCCGACGGCATCAACGTGGATTACATCGTGCGCGACCGGGCCTGCCCTTCCGGCGTGGCCTTGATCTTCGTCGCCCGGAACGGTGAGAACAGCATCGCCGTCGCTTCCGGTTCCAACGCGAAGCTGCTCCCGGCGCACTTGAATAAGGCCCGGAGCGCCTTCCGGCAGGCCGGCGTGGTCGTTCTGCAGTTGGAAACGCCGCTCAAGACCGTCGAGGCGGCGGCCCGGCTTGCGGCCGGCACGGGCGCGCGGGTGATTCTCAATCCCGCGCCCGCGCGGCCGTTGCCCAACGACCTGCTCCGTCGCGTCTACCTGCTCACCCCAAACGAGACCGAGGCCGAGTTGCTCACCGGCCTGCCAGTGAATAACGACGCCGCGGCCGCCAAAGCCGCTGATGCGCTCCTGGCTCGCGGCGTGGAGAATGTCATTATCACGCTGGGCGCGCGCGGGGCCTTCGTCGCCGGCCGCCAGGGCCGGGGCCTGGTCCGCGGCTTCAAAGTCAAGCCGGTGGATACCACCGGCGCCGGGGACGTGTTCAACGGCACGCTGGCCGTCGGGCTCGCGGAGGGCAAATCCCTGCTTGCCGCGGCGCGTTTCGCGAGCGCCGCCGCTGCACTCTCGGTGACCCGCCTGGGAGCCCAAACTTCCGCCCCAACCAGAAGAGAGATTGACCGGCTGCTCGCTTCGGCTGGGGCGAGTTGA